A single window of Populus nigra chromosome 17, ddPopNigr1.1, whole genome shotgun sequence DNA harbors:
- the LOC133677445 gene encoding uncharacterized protein LOC133677445 — translation MEVEHFSHPDHPLILINQVLEYSCELVICSGCEGPIWGPGYSCTSCYFFLHKKCAELPLEIKRRIHPRHPLHLLAKSPYKGGYGCDRCHKTFKSFVYHCSFCKFDLDIKCAFQPGFFYADSQAHQFSHKDHPLILNEEQEYHGEIVMCSVCKGPMSGPSYCCTSCNFFLHKKCAELPPEIKQHLHPEHPLRLLPNHDMTCDFCNETCCESFVYFCIVCEYNLHIKCACPPCIDAADQNQRHQFRRLMNPLSLKSISFTCNACGTDGDDSPFWCIMCQLVVHKKCISLPRTLKTALHHHPRIIHTYHPQQRIESINKYCGICCREVDTEYGVYYCPDCDFVAHVDCSREYGDSATEIIVENEEEQSVTVDDQVMEPSFRVVREIKHGEERIIEEIEHFSHQHNLILNDKVDDDLKCDGCMLPISTPFYSCASCNFFLDKTCIELPRRKRWQYHESQLILSWNRGSHSWQYHEFCHVCKQDFRGLRYTCDVCGLWIDVRCFKSILEDSFKHGGHEHPLYLPADRKNILRCSNGGRGFAPWETDDGEIIPHCSGCCVSEESRVFFKCVVCDFKLGMKCATLPYKARHEYDDHPLFLTYINENDYQPSCIICEKDRDPKLWFYRCEECDFDAHPECALGKYPYVKLGVVSTYPKHPHPLALVDKTEDYRPQACDTCGEPCDDLALECTDPNCDFIVHRKRLQCFMSLIW, via the coding sequence ATGGAGGTTGAACATTTTAGCCACCCAGATCATCCATTGATCCTCATTAATCAAGTTCTCGAATATAGTTGTGAACTAGTTATTTGCTCTGGATGCGAGGGACCTATATGGGGTCCTGGCTACAGTTGCACCTCTTGCTACTTCTTTCTTCATAAGAAATGCGCCGAGCTGCCCCTTGAGATCAAGCGGCGCATTCATCCTAGACACCCTCTCCATCTACTGGCAAAGTCACCATATAAAGGAGGATACGGTTGTGATCGGTGCCACAAAACTTTCAAGAGTTTTGTTTACCATTGTTCTTTCTGTAAATTTGATCTTGATATCAAATGTGCTTTTCAACCGGGTTTTTTTTATGCTGATAGTCAGGCACATCAATTTTCCCACAAGGATCATCCATTGATTTTGAATGAAGAGCAAGAATATCATGGTGAAATAGTTATGTGCTCTGTGTGCAAGGGACCCATGTCGGGTCCTAGCTATTGTTGCACTTCTTGCAACTTCTTTCTTCACAAGAAGTGTGCTGAGCTACCCCCTGAGATCAAGCAGCATTTGCATCCAGAACACCCTCTTCGTCTACTGCCAAATCATGATATGACCTGTGATTTTTGCAACGAAACTTGCTGTGAGAGTTTTGTTTACTTTTGTATCGTGTGTGAATACAACCTCCATATCAAATGTGCTTGTCCACCGTGCATTGATGCAGCTGATCAGAATCAAAGGCATCAATTTAGACGCCTAATGAATCCACTCTCATTAAAATCAATCTCCTTCACTTGCAATGCATGTGGGACAGATGGAGATGACTCCCCATTTTGGTGCATTATGTGCCAACTCGTGGTCCACAAAAAATGCATTTCATTGCCACGCACCCTTAAAACAGCACTGCACCATCATCCCCGAATCATCCACACCTATCATCCTCAACAACGCATCGAATCTATAAACAAGTACTGTGGAATTTGCTGTCGGGAAGTTGACACAGAATACGGAGTTTACTATTGCCCGGACTGTGACTTTGTTGCACACGTGGATTGCAGTAGAGAATATGGGGATTCTGCAACAGAGATTATAGTAGAAAACGAAGAAGAGCAAAGTGTGACTGTTGATGATCAAGTCATGGAACCTAGCTTTCGCGTTGTCCGTGAGATCAAGCATGGAGAGGAGAGAATAATTGAAGAGATCGAACATTTCAGTCATCAACATAACCTAATCCTTAATGACAAGGTTGATGATGATCTAAAGTGTGATGGGTGCATGTTACCAATCTCAACTCCATTTTATAGTTGTGCCAGTTGTAATTTCTTTCTTGACAAAACCTGCATAGAATTACCTAGGCGAAAAAGGTGGCAATATCACGAATCCCAACTGATTCTTTCATGGAACCGAGGGTCACATTCATGGCAATATCACGAATTCTGTCATGTGTGTAAGCAAGATTTTCGTGGGCTCAGGTACACATGTGATGTATGTGGACTCTGGATTGATGTCCGATGCTTCAAATCAATATTGGAAGATTCTTTTAAACATGGAGGTCATGAGCATCCCCTTTATCTTCCAGCGGACAGAAAGAATATTCTCCGTTGCAGTAATGGAGGTCGCGGGTTTGCCCCTTGGGAAACAGATGACGGAGAGATTATTCCCCATTGCAGTGGATGTTGTGTCAGTGAAGAATCAagggtattttttaaatgtgtggTTTGCGATTTCAAGCTGGGTATGAAATGTGCTACACTGCCATACAAAGCAAGACACGAGTATGATGACCATCCTCTCTTCCTCACCTACATTAATGAAAATGACTACCAACCTTCCTGTATAATTTGTGAAAAAGATAGAGACCCAAAGCTCTGGTTCTACCGTTGTGAGGAATGCGACTTCGATGCTCATCCAGAATGTGCTCTCGGGAAATACCCATACGTCAAGCTTGGGGTGGTTAGCACATATCCTAAACACCCTCACCCTCTTGCTTTGGTCGACAAGACAGAGGATTATCGTCCACAGGCATGCGATACCTGTGGTGAGCCTTGCGATGACTTGGCCCTTGAATGTACTGATCCTAACTGCGATTTTATCGTCCACAGGAAAAGATTGCAATGCTTTATGTCATTAATATGGTAA
- the LOC133677446 gene encoding uncharacterized protein LOC133677446: protein MEVEHFSHPDHPLILINQVLEYSCELVICSGCEGRIWGPCYSCTSCYFFLHKICAELPREIKRRIHRRHPLHLLAKPPYETRCFCDRCDKTCNSFVYHCSFCKFDLDIKCAFQPGFFEVDSQFSHKDHPLILNEEKEYHGEGVKCSVCKEPMSGPSYSCTSCKFFLHKKCAELPPEIKRQLHPEHPLRLLPNHDMTCDFCNETCCESFVYFCIVCEYNLHIKCACPPCIDAADQNQRHQFRRLLYPPSLKSISFTCNACGTDGDDSPLVCTMCQLLVHEECVSLPRNLKTALHHHPRIIHTYHPQQRIKSINKYCGICCREVDTEYGVYYCPDCDFVAHVDCSREYGDSATEIIVENEEEQSVTVDDQVMEPSFRVVREIKHGEERIIEEIEHFSHQHNLILNDKVDDDLKCDGCMLPISTPFYSCASCNFFLDKTCMELPRRKKWQYHENQLILSWNRRPHDLYKCDVCKQDFRGLRYTCAICRLSIDVRCFKSILKDSFKHGGHEHPLYLPADSKNILRCNNGGRGFAPWDTDDGENIPHCSGCCVSEESRVFFKCVVCDFKLGMKCATLPYKARHEYDDHPLFLTYINENDYQPSCIICEKDRDPKLWFYRCEECDFDAHPECALGKLPYVKPGVVVTFRNHPHPIALVDKTEDYRPQACDTCGEPCDDLAFECTDPNCSFIVHRKRWQCFKSLW from the coding sequence ATGGAGGTTGAACATTTTAGCCACCCAGATCATCCATTGATCCTCATTAATCAAGTTCTCGAGTATAGTTGTGAATTAGTTATTTGCTCTGGATGCGAGGGACGGATATGGGGTCCTTGCTACAGTTGCACCTCTTGCTACTTCTTTCTTCATAAGATATGCGCCGAGCTGCCCCGTGAGATCAAGCGGCGCATTCATCGTAGACACCCTCTCCATCTACTTGCAAAGCCACCATATGAAACACGATGCTTTTGTGATCGGTGCGACAAAACTTGCAACAGTTTTGTTTACCATTGTTCTTTCTGTAAGTTTGATCTAGATATCAAATGTGCTTTTCAACCGGGTTTTTTTGAGGTTGATAGTCAATTTTCCCACAAGGATCATCCATTGATTTTGAATGAAGAGAAAGAATATCATGGTGAAGGAGTTAAGTGCTCTGTTTGCAAGGAACCAATGTCCGGTCCTAGCTATAGTTGCACTTCTTGCAAATTCTTTCTTCACAAGAAGTGTGCTGAGCTACCCCCAGAGATCAAGCGGCAGTTGCATCCAGAACACCCCCTTCGTCTACTGCCAAATCATGATATGACCTGTGATTTTTGCAACGAAACTTGCTGTGAGAGTTTTGTTTACTTTTGTATCGTGTGTGAATACAACCTCCATATCAAATGTGCTTGTCCACCGTGCATTGATGCAGCTGATCAGAATCAAAGGCATCAATTTAGACGCCTACTGTATCCACCTTCACTAAAATCAATCTCCTTCACTTGCAATGCATGCGGCACTGATGGAGATGACTCTCCATTAGTGTGCACCATGTGCCAACTCTTGGTCCACGAAGAATGCGTTTCATTGCCACGCAACCTTAAAACGGCACTGCACCATCATCCCCGAATCATCCACACCTATCATCCTCAACAACGCATCAAATCTATAAACAAGTACTGTGGAATTTGCTGTCGGGAAGTTGACACAGAATACGGAGTTTACTATTGCCCGGACTGTGACTTTGTTGCACACGTGGATTGCAGTAGAGAATATGGGGATTCTGCAACAGAGATTATAGTAGAAAACGAAGAAGAGCAAAGTGTGACTGTTGATGATCAAGTCATGGAACCTAGCTTTCGCGTTGTCCGTGAGATCAAGCATGGAGAGGAGAGAATAATTGAAGAGATCGAACATTTCAGTCATCAACATAACCTAATCCTTAATGACAAGGTTGATGATGATCTAAAGTGTGATGGGTGCATGTTACCAATCTCAACTCCATTTTATAGTTGTGCCAGTTGTAATTTCTTTCTTGACAAAACCTGCATGGAATTACCCAGGCGAAAAAAGTGGCAATATCACGAAAACCAACTGATTCTTTCATGGAACCGAAGGCCACATGATCTGTACAAGTGTGATGTGTGCAAGCAAGATTTTCGTGGGCTCAGGTACACATGTGCTATATGTAGACTCTCCATTGATGTCCGATGCTTCaaatcaatattgaaagattCTTTTAAACATGGAGGTCATGAGCATCCCCTTTATCTTCCAGCGGACAGCAAGAATATTCTCCGTTGCAATAATGGAGGTCGCGGGTTTGCCCCTTGGGATACAGATGACGGAGAGAATATTCCCCATTGCAGTGGATGTTGTGTCAGTGAAGAATCAagggtattttttaaatgtgtggTTTGCGATTTCAAGCTGGGTATGAAATGTGCTACACTGCCATACAAAGCAAGACACGAGTATGATGACCATCCTCTCTTCCTCACCTACATTAATGAAAATGACTACCAACCTTCCTGTATAATTTGTGAAAAAGATAGAGACCCAAAGCTCTGGTTCTACCGTTGTGAGGAATGCGACTTCGATGCTCATCCAGAATGTGCTCTCGGGAAATTGCCATATGTCAAGCCAGGGGTGGTTGTAACATTTCGTAATCACCCTCACCCTATTGCTTTGGTCGACAAGACAGAGGATTATCGTCCGCAGGCATGCGATACTTGTGGTGAGCCTTGCGATGACTTGGCCTTTGAATGTACTGATCCTAACTGCAGTTTTATCGTCCACAGGAAAAGATGGCAATGCTTTAAATCATTGTGGTAA
- the LOC133676932 gene encoding uncharacterized protein LOC133676932, with product MEVEHFSHPDHPLILINQVLEYSCELFICSGCEGPIWGPCYSCTSCYFFLHKKCAELPREIKRRIHRRHPLHLLAKSPYEGEYECDRCDKTCNSFVYHCSFCTFDLDIKCAFQPGFLEVDSQAHQFSHKDHPLILNEEKEYHGEGVTCSVCEEPMSGPSYSCTSCNVFLHKKCAELPPEIKRHIHPEHPLRLLPNYHMICGFCKETCYESFVYCCFVCEFNLHIKCAFPPCVYAADQDQGHQFRSLLNPLSLKSISFTCNACGTDGEDSPLVCTLCQLLVHEECISLPATLKTALHHHPRIIHTYQHQQCIESINKYCGICCREVDSKYGVYYCPDCDFVAHVNCSIEYGDSATKIVEENEEEQSVTVYDQFMEPSFCVVREIKHGEERIIEEIKHFIHQHNLILTDKVDDDLKCDGCMVPISTPFYSCAGCNFFLDKTCIELPRRKKWQYHENQLILSWNLWEHSMYECSVCKQDFRGLGYRCDVCEVCIDVRCFKSLKDSFKHGGHEHPLYLPADRKNILRCSNGGRWPPPLLAADGENIPHCSGCCVSEESKVIFKCVVCDFKLGMKCATLPYKARHEYDDHPLFLTYINANDYQPSCIICEEDRDPKLWFYRCEECDFDAHPECALGKYPYVKLGGVHTYPKHPHPLVLVVKTEDYRPQACDTCGKPCDDLALECTDPNCDFIVHRKRRQCLPQAL from the coding sequence ATGGAGGTTGAACATTTTAGCCACCCAGATCATCCATTGATCCTCATTAATCAAGTTCTCGAGTATAGTTGTGAATTATTTATTTGCTCTGGATGCGAGGGACCAATATGGGGTCCTTGCTATAGTTGCACCTCTTGCTACTTCTTTCTTCACAAGAAATGCGCCGAGCTGCCCCGTGAGATCAAGCGGCGCATTCATCGTAGACACCCTCTTCATCTACTGGCAAAGTCACCATATGAAGGAGAATACGAATGCGATCGGTGCGACAAAACTTGCAACAGTTTTGTTTACCATTGTTCTTTTTGTACGTTTGATCTTGATATCAAATGTGCTTTTCAACCGGGTTTTTTGGAAGTTGATAGTCAGGCACATCAATTTTCCCACAAGGATCATCCATTGATTTTGAATGAAGAGAAAGAATATCATGGTGAAGGAGTTACGTGCTCTGTTTGCGAGGAACCAATGTCGGGCCCTAGCTATAGTTGCACTTCTTGCAACGTCTTTCTTCACAAGAAGTGTGCTGAGCTCCCCCCAGAGATCAAGAGGCACATTCATCCAGAACACCCTCTTCGTCTACTGCCAAATTATCACATGATCTGTGGTTTTTGCAAAGAAACTTGCTATGAGAGTTTTGTTTACTGCTGTTTTGTGTGTGAATTCAACCTCCATATCAAATGTGCTTTTCCACCATGCGTTTATGCAGCTGATCAGGATCAGGGGCATCAATTTAGAAGCCTGCTGAATCCACTTTCATTAAAATCAATCTCCTTCACTTGCAATGCATGCGGCACTGATGGAGAGGACTCTCCATTAGTGTGCACCTTGTGCCAACTCTTGGTCCACGAAGAATGCATTTCATTGCCAGCCACCCTTAAAACGGCACTGCACCATCATCCCCGAATCATCCACACGTATCAACATCAACAATGCATCGAATCGATAAACAAGTACTGTGGAATTTGCTGTCGGGAAGTTGACTCAAAATACGGAGTTTACTATTGCCCAGACTGTGACTTCGTTGCACACGTGAATTGTAGTATAGAATATGGCGATTCTGCAACAAAGATTGTAGAAGAAAACGAAGAAGAGCAAAGTGTGACTGTTTATGATCAATTCATGGAACCTAGCTTTTGCGTTGTCCGTGAGATCAAGCATGGAGAGGAGAGAATAATTGAAGAGATCAAGCATTTCATTCATCAACATAACCTAATCCTTACTGACAAGGTGGATGATGATCTAAAGTGTGATGGGTGCATGGTACCAATCTCAACTCCATTTTATAGTTGTGCCGGTTGTAATTTCTTTCTCGACAAAACCTGCATAGAATTACCCAGGCGAAAAAAGTGGCAATATCACGAAAACCAACTGATTCTTTCATGGAACCTATGGGAACATTCCATGTACGAGTGTAGTGTGTGCAAGCAAGATTTTCGTGGGCTCGGGTACAGATGTGATGTATGTGAAGTCTGCATTGATGTCCGATGCTTCAAATCATTGAAAGATTCTTTTAAACATGGAGGTCATGAGCATCCCCTTTATCTTCCAGCGGACAGAAAGAATATTCTCCGTTGCAGTAATGGAGGTCGCTGGCCTCCCCCTTTGCTTGCAGCGGACGGAGAGAATATTCCCCATTGCAGTGGTTGTTGTGTCAGTGAAGAATCAAAGGTAATTTTTAAATGTGTGGTTTGCGATTTCAAGCTCGGTATGAAATGTGCTACACTGCCATACAAAGCAAGACACGAGTATGATGACCATCCTCTCTTCCTCACCTATATTAATGCAAATGACTACCAACCTTCCTGTATAATTTGTGAAGAAGATAGAGACCCGAAGCTCTGGTTCTACCGTTGTGAGGAATGCGACTTCGATGCTCATCCAGAATGTGCTCTCGGGAAATACCCATATGTCAAGCTAGGGGGGGTTCACACGTATCCTAAACACCCTCACCCTCTTGTTTTGGTCGTCAAGACAGAGGATTATCGTCCACAGGCATGCGATACTTGTGGTAAGCCTTGCGATGACTTGGCCCTTGAATGTACTGATCCTAACTGTGATTTTATCGTCCACAGGAAAAGAAGGCAATGCTTACCACAAGCCTTGTGA